The genomic interval AAGGGTATGGTAGATTGGTAGGTTGTCGTGCAAAATTTAATCAGCACGTGTCTGTATAGCGGAACAAAGACAGACATCGTTTCACTTATGTTGATTATAAGCCATAACAGTTATTAGCAACCAAAAAAATGATTTGTGcatgaaacttttatatacatgttgttagcaatttaaaagaaaacagtgaaaaaaaattacgatgaaaaaaattcctaaaattaactctaaaattaataaaatttaaatttaaatgcgGCTTATAAGCTGAAGGGTAAAGTGGCTTTTGTTCAGACAAATCTACAGTAGTCATACTTCTAATCATACTGACCGAAATTTTAACTCTCCTAAAGTCCTAATCTTACCATGAAAAATAACTTAATATTATGCTACGTATTGAAATATCCAGGAACTTTCCATTAACCAATAAAATTTCAGTATTATCTGTTCAGTGACTGGATAGGAGAGCAGAATGATGCGCATGTTTGCACAACCACCTACAATAGTCGTCGCCTAAGGAAGGACCTCTCTACCTTCTGGTGATGACGCACATCAGAAATTGAGGCGTACAAACACAAGTTCAAAGTTCAGAAAAATGGACATCTGCGCTCACTAGGACACAAAAGTTCAGTCccggttgtgagttgtgacaacAACATGACGATGTCAGTTACACCTAAAAGTTCACTAAACATATATCCTCAAGGTTTGAGCAAATGAGCAGTTACCTAATCCATCACTAGCAAAGTAAAATAGAAGAGTGAAACATTGCTTCTTATCATGAAATTGATACACAGCACAAAGCATGCAGTACTCAAATGCTCATGGAAACAAAGTTTAAGGCATATGGCACTTTAGCAAATCTGAACAAAATAGCAGAACAAAACATCAGATTCTGGCCATATATATAGTGGTTCTAGAGATACTATCCAGTGCATTGTGAGAATTTCAGTTTTCACCTAGGTGGCAGGAGATTGGGCAGGATGATCAGGAGGCGGCTTCGGTCGCGGCACGTAAGGAAGGAGAGGAGTGCCATGCTCAATTGGACCTGCCCCGATAGTCGCCTTGGAGCTTGGACTTGGATCAACAGGTCGGTAGTCATCGATCCTGACATTTTCCAAGGCCCTTGTCTTTCGGTTAGTAGAAGAAAGTCTTCTTTCCTGAGAAAGATAGATGAAGGAACACGAGTTATGTAGAAGTACAAGTACTGGATTGCCATTATGGAACTGGAGAAAACTTTCCAACTAACTTTAGTATTTCTtataataagaaaataaaatcaacaTCAAGGGAAATATATACAGCTAGTATGTTTTCCATTTTCTGCCAGAAACTGAAAGTGCACACCTGTAATCTCCTGCCGTTTAGCTCAATGCTTCCATAGGTTTGATGATCTGCTATGAATGTAGCAAAAATGTCATCCATTGTCAGTACATTGTTCATTGCCACCACATAATCTAAACAAACAAATGCTAAAACGATGAGCCTACATACAAAGGACTGAAGAAACCAGAACCAGAGGCAGCCAACGAACAGAAGTGGGTACAGCAAAAAACCAAGTACAACTGATGGAAATCCAAACATTCATTCGAAGTGCAGAATGAATCTTACCTACGCCTACGGTACCTAAGAACGTTGGAATGTCAATAGCATCACATCTCATTCACAATCTTTTCAGAGATCCAACATCAAACATGAACCAAGAACGAATGGCAGATATAACCGCTAAAGCTAAAGGTACAGTAGCTATCACTTTTCACTCTAAACCAATCAAGACAAAGTAAAAGAGGACAGGAACCACACGAACCAAGTGAGTGACAGGAGAAAAACACAAAGAGGGCAAGAGACAGAGCAGAGAGAGCCATCGTTTTCTTTGTGTACCTGAGGATGTCGTAGTGCTTCTTCTTGCATCCAAAGCGATCCCTAGCAACATGTTTCCTCCTCCAAGAAATGCAAAGAGTAGCAAAACCAACAGAGGAAGACGCTTCATCTTCATCTCCCCTGCAACACCGTAACTTCAGATGCTTTTgcaccttcctcctctcgctgctTCCTCTTTCAAAAGATAACGAAAGGTCCATGCGTGATGTGATTTCATTTGCATTGATCGTAAGGTGTCAgtacatgattaaaaaaattgatgtgataAGACGGCAGAATTTATGGTCTCGCCAACaccgaggagcagcagcagaaaaaATGGCCACCATGCATTCCTCTGTTGCCAGCACCTCGCATTAATTGCCAACCGTGCAACATGTACAGTAGCGCAGGAGTATCATATGTCCAGGTTTTTTGATGCTCAGGGCTTGTttagcacagctccagctccatccctcctggagctagagctcagccaaacagagccagctccaccaaaactgaaaatgaagctgaatagagctctctcacaaaatgaactagagttgtggagctgggtttatgcaactccacaactccactccagactcaactcctgtagttaaatttaggagttggagctgtaccaaatagGCCCTCAGAAACTTCAGATACAGGGGACACAGAAATCTGACTGCAAGATTGACAGTACAGGGAGTTGAATCAAAGCATCAGAACGAAGTATATACATCCACAAAAGTGACAACCTCGGCAAAAATCTTCAGAGCTGAAGCTTGTAAATAACAAAATGAAATCACATTTGATACACTAGTATTACAAGGGTATAGGAAGAATGCCGGCACGGCGTTATAATTCTTTTCCCATATGCTCTTCATGCTGCCCATCCAGTGATGGTTTAAACTTTGTCACTGTTCCAGAATTTCTAAACGATCCCTATCTAATGTCATCTATTCGGGATGATGTCGTTGGAGCCTTCTAGGTCACAAGAGCGTTCAGGACAATCCAGCTTACCCCACCGTGCATTTACTCTCTGGCAAGGAAATATAGGTTTTCCAAGGCTGCAAAAGACAACCACAAAACGCTCAGATATTGTGAATAATCTCATCATGGGAGGGCAGGAGGCCATGAGATTCAGCAAAATCATGATGTTGTGAATGAAAACATCTATACTTCAAAACACATACCCCCTTTATGGTAAAAGGGTGCCTTAATTTTCCTCTTTTTGGCTTTGAGACCTTATTTTTGCAGCAACTCTATACGAACAAATTAACAATGCAATACCTTAAGAAAGTTCCTTTCGGAATGGCAAGTCAACAGTTCAAACTTGACAATATGGACTTACCTTCGATTGACCACATTGTGCACGTAGCATAACCACTGAGAGAATTCAGCCTGAGATCCTGCCTGCACAGGATTTGCTCTAAGCAAAAAGAACATAAAGAAGTCAGTTCAATATTGTGCTGAGACAGTTTATTGTTGCTACATTGAGCACAAACATGAAAATTTAAGGGCAgcacaagaaaaaaacagaacaacAGCAATTGGCAGCTGGATATAACTGGAACATAATAAACTATGACAGCAAAAACGACATTATAACCATAAAAGTAAATGAAAAATAGCTATAAGAGAAATGAGCTTATAAATGGATTGTTACATCCAATTCCCACATCCCATTATCACCATAGCTTCTGTAAATCATATTCCCAAAAGGTACAGATGGTGTAAATAACTAAAAAGTTTTTAAACGAGTTTGTGGATGCATAGCTTTAGAATATAAAAGATCCAGAAGTACAGTTTCATAATGCAAAAGTACAAAGAATTTATAGTTCCTACATGATGTTATATCTCGCCCTAAAACAATGAATGGATAAAGGTTGATAATGTATTACATACCAACATTTCAACAAAACATAGTCCTGTCACACAGAAACACATCTCGAGGAATCAAACTATCAAAATGGATACTATAATTTATGCTAGTGGTTGGAGAGCATTTCTTACTTTAAAACTTCTTTGAAGTGTTCCGCACATTCTTTGCAAGGATAGAGTCTAGATATTATAGCCATCTGAACATAAAAAGCAGCAGAAATGTGACCTTGCATGAACCAAGTAACCAAGCAAAAGGAATAATGAGATGCAGAAAAATGTAATTCTtcaggaaataataaaataattcctCTTCGTTAAAGCGAGTAAAAAAACAGTGAACGAACTTCCCATTATTCATCATGGATTGAGGCTCAATTTGCAGTTGTTGTGCTGGCCTatgcttattttttaagttttcatgGAACAATTTGTAAAACTCAGTTATCCAATTTGGTAGACTCATCCATCAAATTTCAACTCAGATGTTTTATATGATGATAATGCATCTGTATGCACcatgattgagaaaaaaaaaaaacagctagcCAAACACCCATATATCTAAATGAGGTTCAATCAAATGAGATAGTCGATTCCAAACGAAACCTTAGCAGTAGTCGTAACATACTGCCACCCATTTTCAACGATGCAGAGTACAACATTTATTTGTCAAGCAATGTAGTGGTAATTCATAACTGTGCTAGACCAAAAGCACAAAACACTTTCTAAAAATGTCTAAGCTCAAAGTTAGCGGGGAATGAACCAGGAGAACACCTAGAACAAAGCCTGCATCCTGTAGCAACAAAATCACGAGATTACCATGCTGGAACTTTACTGTGCAGTCTTAAAGTAATCTTGAATATTTCAAGGCACAtaaagaataaattaaatacaaGCTATATCTTAAACAGGATCCATTGCAGGAGAATACAAGGCCCCCAAGATAAACATCAAGAAAGTGCCTTTTCTAAGATTCAACAATCCTGTAGTTAGCCGTGACAAATTACGAGTGGGTAGCGACAGCAAGGTCCTCATGTTTCCCCCAAAATCAAAACAAGGGACTTTACCATACTTCCACCCAAACTCTAGGGAGATATCACTAACTGTCTGTCCTGCTTAATGCTTACCAGCTCTCTCGCATCGCGTCTTTGTTGCCTGGTTGGTTCGTCAGGAAACTGAAAGACAATTCACAAATACAAACACGAGTTAACCGTAGTCAATACCAGACTGCGTACTTTCAACAACTTGCAGCCTATTCACAAGTATGTCAATCAATCTAACAAATGAGTCACGGTTCGTTGATGTGCTCTAAATTCACCCCTGATGCTACAGAACTTACTAGTGCGAGGTAAGTACATAAAAAGCTTTCATATGCTCTGTTGTGCTACTCACAGAGGCAAAAGATCGAGCACCTGCGCTGCGATGGTGTGGAGCAGCATCCACGTGGCCCTGCCGACCTCCTCCTTGGTCAGGGGCGCCGCCTTCGAATCCTTCTGCCGCGCATTTCACCCCCACAACAACACAAGTTCAGAAACCCCCTCCGCCACAATACAGCAACGGAGAGATGACGCAatgaaggcaaaaaaaaaaaaaaacggagggattacCTTGAGGacctccggtggcggcggcggcggcgacggcggggtgggcggaggggagagggagagggagaggagggggcggaggCGTGCTTCGTCGGGCGCGGCGTCGGGGGCaatgaggaggcggcgggagaaggcCGCGACGGTGTGGACGACGGGCTCCAGCGGGTTGGAGCCCCACCCCCACGCTGGAGGCGGCATCGCGGCTCGCGTGGAAATCgtacgacgacggcgacggcggcggctgcggatgGGTGAAGCCGTAAGCGAGGTCGACGTCGACAAGGAGGAGAAACTCGAGGGCGTGCGGTGCGGAGGGCGTGACCGCGTGAGAGGGGGGAGACAGctaggaagggaggagggaggggaaggcgAAAACGGCAAAACCGGTGCGTTTCCAGGAGGAACCAGTTGATGGATTTGGACGGTGGTGTTCCCGTTTCACGTTGGTCCGTGGGCCGCCCGCGGGCCTCGTTTGTGCATGCCGTGTTGCGTCGAAAACGTGCGGTGCGGTTTGGCGGCGATTCCGGCCCCGATAGAAAGTTTCGGTGCGGCCCGGTTTCGACACTTCGGCACAAAACTTCAAAACTACGATATATGAAAGTTAGATGAAATATAtctactacgaatctggatatgctAAAATATATCTCATACAATCAAAACTTCTTGTACTTTGAAACAAAGAGAGTATTGTAGAGCAGAAATATTATTTGCTAAAATGTGGTCTGGTAGATATTAGCTGACATAGTTTCTCCTCTTTCCAACTTTTACTCCCTAATTTTTTGCGTGCACGTTTTCGGAtctatactacctccgtttcaaaatatagctacgTCTACCATGCATAGTCTCAAGATGAAGTTATTTCTTCACCTATCATCtcctctcaatcaatcataACCATTCtccaattgattttttttttcacttttctcttctcaatcaatcacaaccttTCTCATTTACACATATTTCAATACCCATACACAACTCAGAATCTTACATTTTAGTATGGATGAAAtattattttgcaaaaaaaatctatatgaaaattacttgaataaaatcatatgaatctaattttcaagttttcttagctaatacttaattaatcatgctttAACGAGTCACTCTATTTTTTGCACGGGAAAAATAAGTTCTCAACCTCGGCtaacaaacacagcctaattccACATAACCGTCATTTTTGCTCATTAAGTGCTCGTAGGGTCAAAAGTACAGCCCTGGTACTACACTTCCCTGCGATCAGCTGGACAAGAACCTCTTCGTTGGGGCAACGACAATAATTCTGGGGGACGGGAAAACAACCAGCTTCTAGGACTCGCACTGGCTCGAGAATAAGAGACCCGAGGATATCGCTCCAGCTATCTTGGCGGCCTCCAAACACATAACCAGGACTGTGCACGAGGCTCTTGCCCTTAACACCTGGATTCGGGATATTGACCTACTGCGTACTATAGATGCAGACCATCTATGCTAGTACGTTTGTCTATGAACCATGACACAATGCGTTGGCCCTCTAACCGACCTAAAGGACTTCGTCGTATGGAAGCTGACGGCAATGGAATCTACTCTTCCAGCACGGTGTAGAGGCTACAACTCCTTGGAGCGGCGGGACGATTTACAACCAGACCATTTGGAAGTGTTGAGCTCCACCTAAATGTAAGTTCTTCTTCTGGCTCATTATTTAAAACAGAGTCTAGACGGCGGATAGGCTAAAAGAGGTGGTGGGCCAATCAACATATTTGCCCCCTTTGTCGCAAAGTGCCGGATCTGTCCAGAAGAATCTGGACTGAAATGTTGATTGGCCCACCCTCCCTCGATTGCATGTGTAAAGTTCCAATTGCAAACTGTCCAGAAGA from Oryza glaberrima chromosome 3, OglaRS2, whole genome shotgun sequence carries:
- the LOC127768344 gene encoding uncharacterized protein LOC127768344 isoform X1; protein product: MKMKRLPLLVLLLFAFLGGGNMLLGIALDARRSTTTSSADHQTYGSIELNGRRLQERRLSSTNRKTRALENVRIDDYRPVDPSPSSKATIGAGPIEHGTPLLPYVPRPKPPPDHPAQSPAT
- the LOC127768344 gene encoding uncharacterized protein LOC127768344 isoform X2, encoding MKMKRLPLLVLLLFAFLGGGNMLLGIALDARRSTTTSSDHQTYGSIELNGRRLQERRLSSTNRKTRALENVRIDDYRPVDPSPSSKATIGAGPIEHGTPLLPYVPRPKPPPDHPAQSPAT
- the LOC127765582 gene encoding FAD-linked sulfhydryl oxidase ERV1 isoform X1; the protein is MPPPAWGWGSNPLEPVVHTVAAFSRRLLIAPDAAPDEARLRPLLSLSLSPPPTPPSPPPPPPEVLKKDSKAAPLTKEEVGRATWMLLHTIAAQFPDEPTRQQRRDARELMAIISRLYPCKECAEHFKEVLKANPVQAGSQAEFSQWLCYVHNVVNRSLGKPIFPCQRVNARWGKLDCPERSCDLEGSNDIIPNR
- the LOC127765582 gene encoding FAD-linked sulfhydryl oxidase ERV1 isoform X2; this encodes MPPPAWGWGSNPLEPVVHTVAAFSRRLLIAPDAAPDEARLRPLLSLSLSPPPTPPSPPPPPPEVLKDSKAAPLTKEEVGRATWMLLHTIAAQFPDEPTRQQRRDARELMAIISRLYPCKECAEHFKEVLKANPVQAGSQAEFSQWLCYVHNVVNRSLGKPIFPCQRVNARWGKLDCPERSCDLEGSNDIIPNR
- the LOC127765582 gene encoding FAD-linked sulfhydryl oxidase ERV1 isoform X3 — its product is MPPPAWGWGSNPLEPVVHTVAAFSRRLLIAPDAAPDEARLRPLLSLSLSPPPTPPSPPPPPPEVLKKDSKAAPLTKEEVGRATWMLLHTIAAQFPDEPTRQQRRDARELMAIISRLYPCKECAEHFKEVLKANPVQAGSQAEFSQWLCYVHNVVNRRVAAKIRSQSQKEEN